The Fibrobacter sp. UWB5 genome has a window encoding:
- a CDS encoding fibro-slime domain-containing protein, producing MKLNSVKRVALSAALFGLVGTVTSQAVPVDPENQRELDIIIRDFSVVHPDFENFQEEAYNSINHGGECIGKSCVGEFPSTWNITYSADAEWTTRRSNYPLYGCGNTQTPEYGVAVGVNGYPHDIKTPSGAESTTPDYVRSVIDQTGYAWYGEFKDCAYDAKLNPLGLKVMRGLVADLCSDASGTWSAKMKDDQKSCSKTCKTHSWSQIVYTTPGMVKQKLVFPPDPGNCSADDPSKCALDMYEPIIEKNRPACDNGYFEQWYLDVPGTNMRTNTILTLDKDAADPAYFEIDRNWNNGGYFPLDSLDDNQLRVMNNNALVFPFMKENQFGPQSLSIFCPPYSYQWASSQTDYLGSETSALCDAWLASGGPKNPDAAIAAALSGAGKNGNMGLRHLRNYGFTMMGYAAFKYKKGKKEVFKFTGDDDMWIFVDGVLVVDLGGTHLAAAGTADMDYLSQMGHGCHAGDPLFDSCAVKLASDGSWLDESWHHLHFFYADRQSDGSNLRIRSSLSELAPSRYGQPAIGSVSAKLDSNGNQTVTMFLNTTLNPETVQNLATFGSTVPAIIVMRTETDPATGVKTTKTYGYYVTSVKEGASMGSAGVQYTFEGVLMDENGQIAENPIIVGGDKIAFNSPYDQEFVNSDEYGIQKADYAAQGVDEATWNSLIAWNKKMTFKITSSSGKSVVGYPDTPEDWPNAEFRAPTIISPFVLDSAIVRPDFTNQANILTNIAESHDGELPLDYTGDLLFTSVPSGVGKDNNPLALTSDEKKLFSQTSADGSVNGVTKAYVGGKESATSMCYSANGTESCFSVSYPVMGPFRINVRVFDHLGHFVSQYQKSMNEDQFHAALGAAQGSCDDGSKYYGETGAGFISVKMYPVSQNGRAVATGPYIYQVTFIQEAYRPCIKSGNGTYAQTVYYSRTSETYRRGYKRAKNK from the coding sequence TCGCTCTAATTATCCTCTTTATGGTTGCGGTAACACCCAGACTCCCGAATACGGCGTTGCGGTTGGTGTGAATGGTTATCCGCACGATATCAAGACTCCCTCGGGCGCCGAGTCGACGACGCCTGACTATGTGCGTAGCGTGATTGACCAGACGGGTTACGCTTGGTACGGTGAATTCAAGGATTGCGCTTACGATGCAAAGTTGAACCCGCTTGGCCTTAAGGTGATGCGTGGCTTGGTGGCAGACCTTTGTTCCGATGCGTCGGGCACTTGGAGCGCCAAAATGAAGGATGACCAGAAGTCTTGCTCTAAGACATGTAAGACTCACTCCTGGTCTCAGATTGTCTATACGACTCCGGGCATGGTGAAACAGAAGCTGGTCTTCCCGCCTGATCCGGGTAATTGCAGTGCCGATGATCCGAGCAAGTGCGCCCTCGACATGTATGAACCGATTATTGAGAAAAATCGTCCTGCTTGCGATAATGGTTATTTTGAACAGTGGTATTTAGATGTCCCTGGCACGAATATGCGCACGAATACCATTTTGACCTTGGACAAGGATGCTGCTGATCCTGCTTACTTTGAAATTGACAGGAACTGGAACAACGGCGGCTACTTCCCGTTGGATTCCCTGGATGACAACCAGCTTCGCGTCATGAATAATAATGCGCTTGTTTTCCCGTTCATGAAAGAAAATCAGTTCGGCCCGCAGTCGCTGTCTATTTTCTGTCCGCCTTATAGTTACCAGTGGGCAAGCTCCCAGACCGATTACTTGGGTAGCGAAACGTCAGCCCTTTGCGATGCATGGCTTGCCAGTGGTGGCCCGAAGAACCCGGATGCTGCAATTGCTGCCGCATTGAGTGGCGCCGGAAAAAATGGTAACATGGGTCTTCGCCACTTGCGCAATTACGGCTTTACCATGATGGGTTATGCCGCATTCAAGTACAAGAAGGGCAAGAAAGAAGTCTTTAAGTTCACCGGTGACGATGACATGTGGATCTTCGTGGATGGCGTGTTGGTGGTTGACCTTGGTGGTACTCACCTTGCTGCTGCCGGTACGGCCGATATGGACTACCTGTCTCAGATGGGTCATGGTTGCCATGCAGGCGATCCGCTGTTCGACTCTTGCGCCGTGAAGCTTGCTTCTGATGGCTCTTGGCTGGATGAATCCTGGCACCATCTGCACTTCTTCTATGCAGACCGTCAGTCCGATGGTTCTAACCTGCGTATCCGCAGCTCCCTTTCTGAACTAGCCCCGTCTCGCTATGGCCAGCCCGCTATCGGTAGCGTGTCTGCAAAGCTTGACTCTAACGGCAACCAGACTGTGACCATGTTCTTGAATACGACTTTGAACCCCGAGACGGTTCAGAATCTTGCCACGTTTGGATCGACTGTGCCGGCTATTATTGTGATGCGTACAGAGACGGATCCGGCAACGGGTGTCAAGACGACCAAGACTTACGGTTACTATGTTACTAGCGTCAAGGAAGGTGCTAGCATGGGTTCTGCCGGTGTGCAGTATACCTTTGAAGGTGTCTTGATGGACGAAAACGGTCAGATTGCCGAGAACCCGATTATTGTGGGCGGCGACAAGATAGCGTTTAACTCTCCCTATGATCAGGAATTTGTGAATAGTGATGAATATGGAATCCAAAAAGCGGACTATGCGGCTCAAGGTGTCGATGAGGCTACCTGGAATTCCTTGATTGCTTGGAACAAGAAGATGACCTTCAAGATCACTTCTTCTTCGGGTAAGTCCGTGGTGGGTTATCCGGATACTCCGGAAGATTGGCCGAATGCTGAATTCAGAGCTCCGACCATTATCTCTCCGTTCGTGTTGGATTCTGCAATCGTTCGCCCCGACTTTACCAACCAGGCAAACATTCTTACCAATATTGCCGAAAGCCACGATGGCGAACTGCCGTTGGACTACACTGGCGACCTCTTGTTCACCTCGGTGCCGAGTGGCGTGGGTAAGGACAACAACCCGCTGGCCCTCACGAGCGATGAAAAGAAGCTGTTCTCTCAGACAAGTGCCGATGGTTCTGTGAACGGTGTGACTAAGGCATATGTGGGTGGCAAGGAATCCGCAACTTCGATGTGCTATTCTGCAAATGGAACGGAAAGCTGCTTCAGCGTTTCTTACCCGGTGATGGGCCCGTTCCGCATCAACGTCCGCGTGTTTGACCACCTTGGTCACTTTGTGAGCCAGTACCAGAAGAGCATGAACGAAGATCAGTTCCATGCCGCTTTGGGTGCCGCTCAGGGTAGCTGTGATGATGGTTCTAAGTACTATGGCGAAACCGGTGCAGGCTTTATCTCTGTTAAGATGTATCCGGTGTCCCAGAACGGTAGAGCCGTTGCTACGGGTCCCTACATTTATCAGGTGACCTTCATTCAGGAAGCATATCGTCCTTGCATTAAGTCCGGTAACGGCACTTATGCCCAGACGGTTTACTACTCTCGTACTTCTGAAACTTACAGACGCGGCTACAAGCGTGCCAAGAACAAGTAG
- a CDS encoding tRNA (N(6)-L-threonylcarbamoyladenosine(37)-C(2))-methylthiotransferase, with product MEGAPNKPLLAVISQGCAANFGDGEKIARVFTDEYHIVFGMPEVKASDAQKPQAFVLNVCTVKGNAGALKLLREALSSAPDAKIFITGCAPKDFREEASKITDKILYTSLKELGQGKLTLKRVQGDRDGNKTLRESSLVGIVNIEEGCLDACAYCSTRLVKGRLHSYPAADIIQQVKSLVNDGCVEIQLTGQDCGCYGFDTGTNLAELVQQILEEIPGNYKIRLGMGNPRHMMLYLDKLIECFKDERVYKFIHLPVQSGSENILKAMNRKHSADDYVMLAEAFNQFPLFTLSTDMIVGFPGESEQDFQCTLDILEKTRPTVCNITRFVARPNTPAYNMAGAVPDEVKHIRSAALAEAFQRIAAENNARWIGQTETVVIEKPGYRKGTYIARNAAYRPVAITSDRPLQPGERFTVTITDAEPFALIGRIN from the coding sequence ATGGAAGGCGCCCCCAACAAGCCGCTGCTCGCTGTGATTAGCCAAGGTTGCGCAGCCAACTTTGGCGACGGCGAAAAGATTGCGCGAGTATTCACTGACGAATACCACATTGTCTTTGGAATGCCCGAAGTCAAAGCAAGCGACGCGCAAAAGCCCCAGGCATTCGTGCTGAACGTTTGCACCGTCAAAGGAAACGCAGGAGCGTTAAAGCTGCTGCGCGAAGCATTAAGCAGCGCCCCCGACGCCAAGATTTTCATTACAGGCTGCGCACCGAAAGATTTCCGTGAAGAAGCATCAAAGATAACGGATAAGATCTTATATACGAGCCTGAAGGAACTCGGGCAGGGAAAGCTGACCCTGAAACGAGTTCAGGGTGACAGGGACGGGAACAAGACGCTGCGAGAATCGTCGCTGGTAGGGATCGTCAACATCGAAGAAGGTTGCTTGGATGCATGCGCCTATTGCTCTACGAGGCTCGTCAAGGGCCGTTTGCACAGCTACCCTGCCGCAGACATTATCCAACAAGTAAAAAGCCTTGTAAACGACGGCTGTGTCGAAATCCAGCTGACCGGACAAGATTGCGGCTGCTACGGATTCGATACCGGCACCAACCTAGCCGAACTGGTACAGCAGATTTTAGAAGAAATCCCCGGCAACTACAAGATTCGTCTTGGTATGGGAAACCCGCGCCACATGATGCTTTACCTGGACAAGCTCATCGAATGTTTTAAAGACGAACGCGTCTACAAGTTCATTCACCTGCCCGTGCAAAGCGGTAGCGAAAACATTCTCAAGGCCATGAACCGCAAGCATTCCGCCGACGACTACGTGATGCTTGCCGAAGCATTCAACCAGTTTCCGCTATTCACGCTCAGCACCGACATGATTGTCGGATTTCCCGGCGAATCGGAACAGGATTTCCAATGCACGCTCGACATTCTCGAAAAGACACGCCCGACGGTCTGCAATATCACTCGCTTTGTAGCCCGCCCGAACACGCCCGCCTACAACATGGCCGGCGCCGTTCCCGACGAAGTCAAGCACATTCGTTCTGCCGCCCTTGCCGAAGCCTTCCAGCGCATCGCGGCCGAAAATAACGCCCGCTGGATTGGCCAAACCGAAACCGTGGTCATCGAAAAGCCCGGCTACCGCAAGGGCACCTACATCGCCCGCAACGCCGCCTACCGCCCCGTCGCTATCACTAGCGACCGGCCGCTACAACCGGGCGAACGGTTCACCGTCACCATCACGGACGCCGAACCCTTCGCCCTCATCGGCCGCATCAACTAA
- a CDS encoding SpoIID/LytB domain-containing protein: MDCKNVIARSEATKQSIFHSSLFILPILAFCASFALADDDFDLPDDVQKAEVPANAEEITDGPVNFAPIEETTTSEPAPANNSPENISSKKVAPAASAKSDSSYKEKKKRTPLNSKSAKAIADSYLPPPPEEPPVTAKPAVKSESKPKVEQKAPVAEASVTDVPAAFKEHLIPEELDRPLRVGIYTGVKELFLKYQGETVRVTPHGNMVRFEADGNSTEDIAHEFNSEDGGCLAVAADKKSLGKACYPGSIMFRNTNGKLDAINSVDVEDYLRGVIPYEIGKLDSSRIEALKAQAVAARTYAYKHFNSRESVGFDVYADTKDQVYKGLESATPLTDAAVKATAGVVMTYGGEFIIAYYHSTCGGVTETLATWNRADLPYLKSVPDMRPNGKPWCDESSYIKWERRFADKEIAKLFKTNATEAKAVFGSTNGKDFKKVKSIKIKDKLKSGRIMTLRVETDKGYFDVLTDRTRWLFKKAGTILPSSFFTVKKEGKEWVVTGTGFGHGVGMCQMGVRARAQAGQSYQEILSHYYQGITLEKFDR, from the coding sequence ATGGATTGCAAAAACGTCATTGCGAGGAGCGAAGCGACGAAGCAATCCATTTTTCATTCTTCTTTATTCATTCTCCCTATTCTTGCTTTCTGCGCATCGTTTGCTCTTGCAGACGATGATTTCGACTTACCCGATGACGTGCAAAAAGCTGAAGTACCGGCGAACGCCGAAGAAATTACGGACGGTCCTGTAAATTTCGCGCCCATTGAAGAGACGACGACAAGCGAGCCTGCGCCCGCCAACAATAGTCCCGAAAACATTAGTTCTAAAAAGGTCGCTCCTGCAGCCTCTGCAAAGAGCGACTCTTCTTATAAGGAAAAGAAGAAACGGACGCCTCTGAACAGCAAGTCCGCAAAGGCGATTGCCGATAGCTATTTGCCGCCTCCTCCAGAAGAACCTCCGGTAACAGCGAAGCCCGCCGTTAAAAGCGAAAGCAAACCGAAGGTGGAACAAAAAGCACCTGTAGCAGAAGCATCTGTAACCGATGTGCCGGCCGCATTCAAAGAACACTTGATTCCCGAAGAATTGGACCGCCCGCTTCGCGTAGGCATTTACACCGGCGTCAAGGAACTCTTCCTGAAATACCAAGGCGAAACCGTACGCGTCACGCCGCACGGCAATATGGTGCGTTTTGAGGCCGACGGCAATTCCACCGAAGACATTGCCCACGAATTCAACAGCGAAGATGGCGGATGCCTCGCCGTTGCCGCCGACAAGAAAAGCCTCGGCAAGGCATGCTACCCCGGAAGCATCATGTTCCGCAATACAAACGGCAAGCTCGACGCTATCAATTCGGTGGATGTCGAAGACTACTTGCGCGGAGTGATTCCCTACGAAATCGGCAAGCTGGACAGCAGCCGTATCGAAGCCTTAAAGGCGCAAGCGGTAGCCGCACGCACTTACGCCTACAAGCATTTTAACAGCCGCGAATCCGTAGGCTTTGACGTATACGCCGACACCAAGGACCAAGTGTACAAGGGTCTAGAATCGGCAACGCCCTTGACCGATGCCGCCGTCAAGGCGACCGCAGGCGTGGTGATGACTTATGGCGGCGAATTCATTATCGCCTACTACCATTCTACATGCGGTGGCGTTACCGAAACGCTCGCTACCTGGAACCGCGCCGACCTTCCCTACCTGAAATCTGTACCAGACATGCGCCCCAATGGCAAACCCTGGTGCGATGAGTCCAGCTACATCAAGTGGGAACGTCGTTTTGCCGACAAGGAAATCGCCAAGCTGTTCAAGACGAACGCCACCGAAGCAAAGGCCGTATTTGGCAGTACAAACGGAAAAGATTTCAAGAAGGTCAAATCCATCAAGATTAAAGACAAGTTAAAAAGCGGTCGAATCATGACGCTCCGCGTCGAAACCGACAAGGGATATTTTGACGTTCTGACAGACCGCACCCGCTGGCTATTCAAGAAGGCCGGCACGATTCTGCCGTCCTCCTTCTTTACCGTAAAGAAAGAAGGCAAGGAATGGGTTGTTACCGGCACCGGATTCGGGCACGGCGTGGGCATGTGCCAAATGGGAGTGCGGGCACGTGCGCAGGCCGGGCAAAGCTATCAAGAAATCTTGAGCCATTACTACCAGGGAATCACTCTGGAAAAATTCGATCGGTAA
- the def gene encoding peptide deformylase, producing the protein MALLEIKTYGDPVLRKKCEPITEITPELRQLAKDMLETMYEAPGCGLAAPQIGKNIRLVVIDTAIPGEEDPRPYIMFNPEWEAEPDAKPVPYDEGCLSVPDIFCNVIRPDKVCVRFFDINGEPQELHDCDGLFGRCIQHETDHLNGDLFVDKISTADRTMNQSKLRKMAKDTQAKLKKR; encoded by the coding sequence ATGGCTCTTCTAGAAATCAAAACTTACGGCGATCCGGTGCTCCGCAAAAAGTGCGAGCCCATCACCGAGATTACACCCGAACTGCGCCAGCTCGCCAAGGACATGCTCGAAACCATGTACGAGGCTCCGGGTTGCGGCCTTGCCGCCCCGCAGATTGGCAAGAACATCCGCTTGGTCGTGATCGACACCGCCATTCCTGGCGAAGAAGATCCGCGCCCCTACATCATGTTCAACCCCGAATGGGAAGCCGAACCTGATGCAAAGCCGGTGCCTTACGATGAAGGTTGCCTTTCTGTGCCGGACATTTTCTGCAACGTGATTCGCCCCGATAAAGTTTGCGTACGCTTTTTCGACATCAACGGCGAACCCCAGGAACTGCATGACTGCGACGGTCTCTTTGGCCGCTGCATTCAGCACGAGACAGACCACCTGAACGGCGACTTGTTCGTAGACAAGATTTCGACTGCCGACCGCACCATGAACCAGTCTAAGCTGCGCAAAATGGCGAAGGACACGCAGGCGAAGCTGAAGAAAAGATAG